The following are encoded together in the Adhaeribacter arboris genome:
- a CDS encoding Coenzyme F420 hydrogenase/dehydrogenase, beta subunit C-terminal domain — MSKLLSPKDIVHSGLCIGCGSCVAQANKPDAQMNFDDYGQLKPQGSPAWFNQKSLSFTQTCPFSPGARNEDYLANNLYPSAPQQDVAIGRFQTAYVGHVGEEDFRLQGSSGGMVTWVATELLRKGLIDGVAHVIATEDPQTEGRYFKYRIARTEAEVRAGAKSRYYPIELSAILKTIREVPGHYAVVGIPCFIKAVQLLRREDPVIRERIRFTLGLFCGHMKSARFVESFAWQMQVPTNQIEKVEYRLKDPNRPANWYNAQLTLRDGQVVNRDWWHLADGDWGAGFYMNSACNFCDDVVAETADIAFGDAWVEPYSSDGKGTNVVVVRSPLMQNLVENAIQEGRLQLETVDAAFVHQTQAAGFRQRREGLAYRLTWNRPGVQPRKRVSPDSKTPTRHRKFIYRVRYYISAWSNRVFKLARQIQKPPLYYSWARLAAAIYHGLAYHQGKMAEMRKRYSELKG; from the coding sequence ATGAGTAAGCTGCTAAGCCCGAAAGATATTGTGCACTCTGGTTTGTGTATTGGCTGCGGCAGTTGTGTCGCGCAAGCCAATAAGCCTGACGCCCAGATGAATTTTGATGATTACGGACAATTAAAACCGCAAGGATCGCCCGCCTGGTTTAACCAAAAATCTTTAAGCTTTACCCAGACTTGCCCGTTCTCGCCGGGCGCCCGGAACGAAGATTACCTGGCCAATAATCTTTACCCCAGTGCCCCGCAGCAAGATGTTGCGATTGGCCGCTTTCAAACGGCCTACGTGGGCCACGTGGGAGAAGAAGATTTTCGTTTACAAGGCAGTTCGGGTGGGATGGTAACCTGGGTGGCCACGGAATTATTACGGAAAGGATTAATTGACGGGGTAGCCCACGTAATTGCTACCGAAGACCCGCAAACCGAAGGGCGTTATTTTAAATACCGCATTGCCCGCACCGAAGCCGAAGTCCGCGCCGGCGCCAAATCGAGGTATTACCCGATAGAATTATCTGCCATTCTCAAAACCATTCGTGAAGTTCCCGGCCATTACGCCGTAGTGGGCATTCCGTGTTTTATTAAGGCGGTGCAGCTTTTACGCCGGGAAGATCCGGTCATTCGGGAGCGCATCCGGTTTACACTAGGTTTGTTCTGTGGCCACATGAAAAGTGCCCGATTTGTGGAGAGTTTTGCCTGGCAAATGCAGGTTCCTACCAACCAGATAGAAAAGGTGGAGTATCGCCTTAAAGACCCGAACCGGCCGGCCAATTGGTATAATGCCCAGCTTACTTTACGCGACGGACAAGTAGTAAACCGGGATTGGTGGCATTTAGCCGATGGCGATTGGGGAGCCGGTTTTTATATGAACTCGGCCTGTAACTTCTGCGACGACGTAGTAGCCGAAACTGCCGACATAGCCTTTGGTGATGCTTGGGTAGAGCCTTATTCGTCGGATGGAAAAGGAACAAACGTGGTAGTAGTACGTTCGCCTTTAATGCAAAACTTAGTCGAAAATGCCATCCAGGAGGGTAGGTTACAATTAGAAACCGTTGATGCCGCCTTTGTGCACCAAACCCAAGCAGCCGGCTTTCGCCAGCGCCGGGAAGGCCTCGCCTACCGGCTTACCTGGAACCGCCCCGGAGTACAGCCGCGCAAGCGGGTAAGCCCCGATTCTAAGACCCCTACCCGGCACCGTAAATTTATTTACCGGGTGCGTTATTATATTTCCGCCTGGAGCAACCGGGTTTTTAAATTAGCCCGGCAAATACAAAAGCCACCGCTCTATTATAGTTGGGCGCGTTTGGCGGCGGCTATTTATCACGGACTGGCTTATCACCAAGGTAAAATGGCTGAAATGCGCAAGCGTTACAGTGAACTAAAAGGATAA
- a CDS encoding type I restriction-modification system subunit M, with protein MAKQNTATTTKPKADIDFENELWNAANELRGAVAENQYKDYVLSLLFGKHLSERYEIRKTEIQISFQDPESDYYNIDAQEQSYVLDDELEYQVKNVYRLPYEATWTYLRENAEQDDIKVKVDKAFVTINDILSARNPDFAGVLEPIFVKSQLTPTQVAGLINLFSQDKFSEVNNPESDIYGRVYEYYIGKFAMAEGSGAGQFFTPGSVVRLLVEMIEPLRGRILDLACGSGGMFVQSLKFGLAHGGNKNDISIYGQERYEGTLRLCKMNLLLRNLSFEVKLGDSLLNDRFPDLKADYALMNPPFNISNWHPELLPENDPRLFGAKELFTTPGNANYMWFQTIWHHLSPRGTGGVVMANGAMTSGSAGEKNVREYMLRHHMVDCIVQMPDKLFLTTGIPACLFILSKNRDGRDGEHRQRQQEVLFIDARKLGQMASRRLRVFHDEDISKVADTYHQWRNRDGNYTDIDGFCKAATLPEIEANNFVLSPGRYVGSEAEETDGVPFEEKMQLLTAELIAQFEEGAALEKMIRKNLQEIGFGA; from the coding sequence ATGGCCAAACAGAATACCGCTACTACTACCAAACCCAAAGCCGACATAGATTTTGAAAATGAGTTGTGGAACGCCGCCAACGAGCTGCGCGGGGCCGTAGCCGAAAACCAGTATAAAGATTACGTCCTGTCCCTGCTGTTCGGGAAGCATTTATCCGAACGCTACGAAATCCGGAAAACAGAAATACAAATCTCCTTTCAGGACCCCGAAAGCGACTATTACAACATAGACGCCCAAGAACAAAGCTACGTGCTGGACGATGAACTGGAATACCAGGTAAAAAATGTGTACCGGTTGCCCTACGAAGCTACCTGGACCTACCTGCGCGAAAACGCCGAACAGGACGATATAAAAGTAAAGGTAGATAAAGCCTTTGTCACCATCAACGACATCCTGAGCGCCCGTAACCCCGATTTTGCCGGCGTGCTGGAACCTATTTTTGTCAAAAGCCAGTTAACGCCTACCCAGGTGGCAGGCCTGATTAATTTGTTTTCGCAGGATAAGTTCTCAGAGGTAAACAACCCCGAAAGCGATATTTACGGCCGGGTGTACGAATATTACATTGGCAAATTTGCCATGGCCGAAGGCTCCGGTGCCGGGCAGTTTTTTACGCCGGGCTCGGTGGTGCGCCTGCTCGTTGAAATGATTGAACCCCTGCGCGGCCGCATCCTGGATTTGGCTTGCGGCAGCGGCGGTATGTTTGTACAAAGCTTAAAATTCGGGCTGGCTCACGGCGGTAATAAAAACGATATTTCTATTTACGGCCAGGAACGCTACGAAGGCACCCTGCGCCTCTGCAAAATGAACTTGCTTTTGCGCAACCTCTCCTTTGAGGTAAAGCTCGGCGACTCGCTCTTGAACGACAGGTTCCCCGACCTGAAGGCCGATTACGCCCTCATGAACCCGCCGTTTAATATTTCTAACTGGCACCCCGAACTGCTGCCCGAAAACGACCCGCGTTTGTTTGGAGCCAAAGAACTGTTTACCACCCCCGGCAATGCCAACTACATGTGGTTCCAGACCATCTGGCACCATTTAAGCCCACGCGGTACAGGTGGTGTGGTAATGGCCAACGGTGCCATGACCTCCGGTAGTGCCGGCGAAAAAAACGTGCGCGAATACATGCTCCGCCACCACATGGTAGATTGCATTGTGCAAATGCCCGATAAATTATTCCTGACCACCGGCATACCCGCCTGCCTGTTTATATTAAGCAAAAACCGCGACGGCCGCGACGGCGAACACCGCCAACGCCAGCAGGAAGTATTGTTTATAGATGCCCGCAAACTGGGCCAGATGGCCAGCCGCCGCCTGCGCGTCTTCCACGACGAAGATATTTCCAAAGTAGCCGATACCTACCACCAGTGGCGCAACCGGGACGGCAACTATACAGATATAGATGGCTTCTGCAAAGCCGCTACCCTCCCGGAAATAGAAGCCAATAATTTTGTGCTTTCGCCAGGCCGTTACGTGGGTTCCGAAGCCGAAGAAACCGATGGCGTTCCTTTTGAAGAAAAGATGCAGTTGTTAACAGCGGAGTTAATAGCTCAATTTGAGGAAGGCGCAGCTTTGGAGAAGATGATACGAAAAAATCTGCAAGAGATTGGGTTTGGGGCTTAA
- a CDS encoding C-terminal binding protein: MSKKYRVVITDFLSDSLETETKILNALADVVALNAFSEEDLIGKVEEADAIILYHLLTMSKNTIARLKNCRLIVRAGVGIDNVDYRYARTRGIPVVNIPDYGSEDVADTAMGMLLSLMCGVHFLNSRLRAGLGEWSYTQVQPLTRLRTCTLGIVGLGRIGTALALRAKSFGMEVRFYDPYKPDGYDKALGIKRAETLPDLLQNAQVVSLHCPLTEETHHLINNRTLAYMRPGSYLINTARGAVVDTSLIPEALASGQLAGVALDVLEQEPPLNNALTQAWQNPQHPAHHRLILNPHAAFYSEEGLAEIRVRSAQACRLILENKPLRNVIN, from the coding sequence ATGAGCAAAAAATACCGGGTAGTTATTACTGACTTTCTGAGCGATTCTCTGGAAACAGAAACTAAAATTTTAAATGCTCTGGCCGATGTTGTGGCATTGAATGCATTTTCAGAAGAAGATTTAATAGGAAAAGTGGAAGAAGCGGATGCAATTATTTTGTATCATTTGCTCACTATGTCTAAAAACACCATTGCTCGGCTTAAAAACTGCCGTTTAATCGTTCGGGCCGGGGTTGGAATCGACAATGTAGATTACCGGTATGCCCGTACCCGCGGGATTCCGGTGGTAAACATTCCGGATTACGGTTCCGAAGATGTGGCGGATACGGCCATGGGCATGTTGCTTTCGCTAATGTGCGGAGTGCATTTTTTAAATTCCCGCTTGCGTGCCGGCTTAGGGGAGTGGAGTTATACCCAGGTGCAGCCTCTCACCCGCTTGCGTACTTGTACTTTGGGGATTGTAGGTCTGGGGCGAATTGGTACGGCTCTGGCCTTACGCGCCAAGAGTTTTGGCATGGAGGTGCGTTTTTATGATCCTTATAAACCGGATGGTTACGACAAAGCTCTGGGTATTAAACGGGCAGAAACGTTGCCCGATTTGCTGCAGAACGCCCAAGTAGTAAGTTTGCACTGCCCTTTAACCGAAGAAACGCATCATTTAATTAATAACCGTACGTTGGCGTATATGCGGCCTGGTTCTTACCTGATCAATACCGCCCGCGGAGCAGTGGTGGATACCAGCCTAATTCCGGAGGCCTTAGCCAGTGGCCAATTAGCCGGCGTGGCCCTGGATGTATTGGAACAGGAACCTCCTCTTAATAATGCTCTTACTCAGGCTTGGCAGAATCCGCAACACCCGGCTCATCATAGGTTGATTCTTAATCCACATGCGGCCTTTTACTCCGAAGAAGGACTTGCCGAAATTAGAGTAAGAAGTGCTCAGGCTTGTCGTCTTATCCTGGAAAATAAACCTTTACGCAACGTTATTAATTAA
- a CDS encoding right-handed parallel beta-helix repeat-containing protein: MQKVSLFFFRTGLWSGPFAACLFSLFLLPVLLKAENAVRPGQFTVEPPTLLNLGFDWSIIGDDNRNATVRVTYRKTGTHTWLEALPLLRIGGERVIRETEFLDYTVPHGFAGSILDLEPGTEYECRFTMTDPDGVQGEATQVVKVRTRTEPKAATNGRLLHVYPVDWKGPKQEPSFMGLKAAYYGSGLGDWSVVSERKVQPGDIILVHAGLYKADRLNYVEPHGIPFDGTYVLTAKGTADKPIVIRGAGDGAAIFDGAGAHRLFDVMATAHHIFENLTIRNTDVAFAAGQKEVLGATDLTVRNCRIEDVGIALTTEYAGSKNFYIADNSILGRDDRHYLVGWANPGLYAPTPLKSYFAIKVYGAGHVICHNAVAYFHDAITVSTYGTPDPVQKAVAIDIYNNDIHLMVDDFIEADGGVHNIRVMRNRGVNAAQCGLSAQPIFGGPAYFIRNVLYHIPTGCALKFMSKPAGLIVYHNTFISENVNPQTFSNAHFRNNLFLGTDAPQRPIVIFPNATAYSTSDYNGYRSNRNSPDSYRWVSPTQEQLRNYTLTIKDAQSFSNLTSLTKVSGLEAHGVELDYSIFQNLRMPDATKPHGIYHATDFSFQLKPKSKAVDAGLKLPNVNTNYKGKAPDLGAIEVGEPAPVYGPRNNQDHPFYR; the protein is encoded by the coding sequence ATGCAGAAAGTTTCCCTATTCTTCTTCCGGACCGGCCTTTGGTCTGGCCCTTTTGCTGCTTGTTTGTTCAGTTTGTTTTTGCTGCCGGTACTTTTAAAGGCGGAAAACGCTGTGCGTCCGGGGCAATTTACGGTAGAACCTCCCACCTTGCTGAATCTGGGGTTTGATTGGTCCATTATAGGCGATGATAACCGAAATGCCACGGTTCGGGTAACTTATCGAAAAACCGGCACCCATACCTGGTTAGAAGCACTGCCGCTGCTCCGGATAGGAGGGGAGCGCGTTATCCGGGAAACGGAATTCCTGGATTATACGGTACCCCACGGGTTTGCCGGTAGCATTCTGGATCTGGAACCCGGTACCGAATATGAATGCCGCTTCACCATGACCGACCCTGATGGTGTGCAAGGAGAAGCTACCCAAGTGGTAAAAGTAAGAACTCGGACCGAGCCCAAAGCGGCTACCAACGGACGATTATTGCACGTGTACCCCGTCGATTGGAAAGGTCCCAAACAAGAACCCTCTTTTATGGGATTGAAAGCTGCCTATTATGGTTCCGGCTTAGGCGACTGGTCGGTGGTGAGTGAACGCAAAGTGCAACCCGGCGATATTATTTTGGTGCACGCCGGCTTGTATAAAGCCGACCGGTTAAATTACGTGGAGCCGCATGGAATTCCGTTTGATGGAACCTACGTGTTAACCGCCAAAGGAACCGCCGATAAACCCATCGTCATACGGGGAGCGGGGGATGGGGCGGCTATTTTCGACGGAGCGGGCGCGCACCGCCTCTTCGACGTAATGGCCACTGCTCACCATATTTTTGAAAATTTAACCATTCGGAATACCGACGTGGCGTTTGCCGCGGGCCAGAAAGAAGTACTGGGCGCTACCGATCTTACCGTGCGGAATTGCCGGATAGAAGACGTAGGGATTGCTCTCACCACCGAATATGCCGGTTCCAAAAACTTTTACATTGCCGATAATAGTATTCTGGGGCGCGACGATCGGCATTATTTGGTCGGTTGGGCCAATCCGGGTTTGTACGCTCCAACGCCGCTAAAAAGTTATTTTGCGATTAAAGTGTATGGTGCTGGTCACGTTATTTGCCACAACGCCGTTGCCTACTTCCACGATGCTATTACGGTTTCCACCTACGGTACGCCCGATCCGGTGCAAAAAGCCGTGGCCATTGATATTTACAATAATGATATTCACCTGATGGTGGATGATTTTATTGAAGCCGACGGGGGAGTTCATAATATCCGGGTGATGCGCAACCGGGGAGTAAACGCGGCGCAATGCGGGCTAAGCGCCCAACCTATTTTTGGTGGCCCGGCTTATTTTATCCGGAATGTACTGTATCATATTCCTACGGGCTGTGCGCTTAAATTTATGTCCAAACCTGCCGGGCTGATTGTTTACCATAACACCTTCATTTCGGAAAATGTAAATCCCCAGACTTTCTCGAACGCCCATTTCCGGAATAATTTGTTTCTGGGAACCGATGCGCCGCAAAGGCCGATTGTTATTTTCCCGAACGCAACGGCTTATTCTACTTCTGATTACAACGGCTACCGATCTAACCGTAACAGCCCCGACTCTTACCGCTGGGTGTCGCCCACGCAGGAACAACTCCGCAACTATACCCTGACCATAAAGGATGCCCAATCTTTTTCCAACCTTACCAGCCTAACCAAAGTGAGCGGTCTGGAAGCGCACGGCGTGGAACTGGATTATTCTATCTTTCAAAATTTAAGAATGCCCGATGCCACCAAACCACACGGTATTTACCACGCTACTGATTTTTCTTTTCAGCTTAAACCAAAAAGCAAAGCAGTGGACGCCGGTCTGAAACTACCGAATGTAAATACTAATTATAAAGGCAAAGCACCCGATTTAGGAGCGATAGAGGTTGGCGAGCCCGCCCCGGTATACGGGCCCCGAAACAACCAGGACCACCCATTCTATCGCTAA
- a CDS encoding restriction endonuclease subunit S → MTNWQPYTFSDFVEINPTISLKGKGTFSFIEMKDLYDGQRYVYPAQERTITGGARFGEGDTLFARITPCLENGKICQAKGLKNGVGFGSTEFLVFRERENVSDTNFIYYLSRWEEVRRYAELHLVGTSGRQRVPKDIFDKLELTLPDLETQKKIAEILSALDYKIELNRRMNQTLEQMAQTLFQQYFVNNIDNLSDGWRFGKIGEILEVKGGTTPSTKQREFWDGEFHWTSPKDLSGLRFPVLLDTEKKLTPQGLKKVSSGLLPIGTLLLSSRAPIGYLAITQIAVAINQGYIAILCNKGYSNLFMLNWLKENMNIIIQNANGSTFLEISKSVFKNIDLKIPPVELVNKFDNLVRPLFEKIVLNEKENIKLTEIRDSLLPKLMSGEIDVMQTKAEELYEPVPS, encoded by the coding sequence ATGACTAATTGGCAACCCTACACCTTCTCCGATTTTGTTGAAATAAACCCAACCATCTCTCTTAAAGGAAAAGGCACATTCTCTTTTATTGAAATGAAGGATTTATACGATGGGCAGAGATATGTTTATCCTGCGCAAGAAAGGACTATTACGGGTGGAGCTCGATTTGGAGAAGGTGATACACTTTTTGCTCGCATAACACCCTGTTTAGAAAATGGAAAAATTTGCCAAGCTAAAGGATTAAAAAATGGTGTAGGTTTTGGCTCTACTGAATTTCTTGTTTTTCGTGAAAGGGAAAATGTATCAGATACTAATTTTATTTATTATTTATCTAGATGGGAAGAAGTACGCCGATATGCCGAATTACATTTAGTTGGCACATCCGGAAGGCAACGTGTTCCTAAAGATATTTTTGATAAGCTTGAATTAACCTTACCAGACTTAGAAACACAAAAAAAAATAGCCGAAATATTATCTGCCCTAGATTATAAAATAGAACTCAACCGCCGGATGAACCAAACACTGGAACAAATGGCACAAACACTTTTTCAGCAATATTTTGTAAATAATATTGATAATTTATCTGATGGATGGAGATTTGGTAAAATTGGCGAAATTCTAGAAGTAAAAGGAGGAACAACTCCCAGCACCAAACAAAGAGAATTTTGGGATGGAGAATTTCATTGGACTTCTCCAAAAGATTTATCTGGGTTAAGGTTTCCGGTACTTTTAGATACAGAGAAAAAACTAACACCGCAAGGATTAAAAAAAGTAAGTTCTGGGCTTCTTCCAATAGGAACCTTACTTTTATCATCAAGAGCGCCAATTGGATATTTAGCAATAACTCAAATTGCCGTTGCAATCAATCAGGGTTATATTGCCATTCTTTGTAATAAAGGATATTCTAATTTATTCATGTTAAATTGGTTAAAAGAAAACATGAATATAATAATTCAAAATGCTAACGGCTCAACCTTTTTGGAGATAAGTAAATCAGTTTTTAAAAATATTGATTTAAAAATTCCACCCGTTGAGCTTGTGAATAAGTTTGATAATTTGGTTAGGCCTTTGTTCGAAAAAATAGTTTTAAACGAAAAAGAAAATATAAAATTAACAGAAATAAGAGACTCCCTTCTCCCCAAACTCATGTCCGGGGAAATAGATGTAATGCAAACCAAAGCCGAAGAACTGTATGAGCCGGTACCTAGCTGA
- a CDS encoding polysaccharide pyruvyl transferase family protein, which yields MFKPVIGRQLFASFNRVLIIKLNKLIQHTLEHATNTPVLKVGVLTFHRCINYGSYWQARCLAEGLQARGHDVEILDHDSHRVNLLEWTCAFQPVLPTSVPKSDYPLYREKILKFFRIFDSLPLSQRFPLENPAQMEEYDVVVVGSDEVWNLSHPWFGGCSLFYGDGVRAKRLVSYAASFGNYDATWGLEPAWAEKLRNFDKISVRDANSQAIIKNSLGFEPEMVLDPCLQFPVYPEEKFPDQVQKPYVAVYGHNFTASFIREIQAWAKKKDLPLLSFGYRNDWADEQWLTADPHDFAHFMAKAEAVATNFFHGCVFALRNAKPFVCETTPYRRYKLQGLMAKIGGEQHLIPEGTPAAVYDARLSEPLNPEILNKMNQLRQTSNAYLDRALGTKQLQLA from the coding sequence ATGTTTAAACCGGTAATCGGAAGGCAGCTTTTTGCCTCCTTTAACCGAGTATTAATTATAAAACTAAATAAACTTATTCAGCATACCTTGGAACACGCTACGAATACACCTGTTTTAAAAGTTGGGGTTTTAACCTTTCATCGTTGTATTAATTACGGTAGTTATTGGCAGGCTCGTTGTTTGGCCGAAGGATTACAAGCCCGCGGGCACGACGTAGAAATTCTGGATCATGATTCGCACCGGGTAAACTTGCTGGAATGGACCTGCGCCTTTCAACCGGTTTTACCTACCTCAGTGCCGAAATCAGATTACCCGCTGTACCGCGAGAAAATTCTTAAATTCTTCCGGATTTTTGATTCGCTGCCGCTTTCGCAACGGTTTCCACTAGAAAATCCGGCCCAAATGGAAGAATACGATGTGGTAGTAGTGGGCAGCGATGAAGTCTGGAATTTATCGCATCCCTGGTTTGGGGGTTGCTCTTTGTTCTACGGCGATGGGGTTCGGGCGAAGCGGTTGGTTTCGTATGCGGCAAGTTTTGGTAATTACGATGCTACCTGGGGGCTGGAACCTGCCTGGGCCGAAAAGTTGCGTAATTTTGATAAAATATCTGTACGCGATGCTAACTCGCAAGCGATCATAAAAAATTCTCTCGGGTTTGAGCCGGAAATGGTTTTGGATCCCTGTTTGCAGTTCCCGGTTTATCCGGAAGAAAAATTCCCGGACCAAGTGCAAAAGCCTTACGTGGCAGTTTACGGGCACAACTTCACCGCGTCTTTCATTCGCGAAATTCAAGCTTGGGCCAAGAAAAAAGACCTGCCTCTCCTTAGTTTTGGTTACCGGAACGATTGGGCGGATGAACAATGGCTAACGGCCGATCCGCACGATTTTGCTCACTTTATGGCTAAAGCCGAAGCGGTTGCCACTAACTTTTTCCACGGTTGTGTTTTTGCTTTGCGCAACGCTAAACCTTTTGTTTGCGAAACTACTCCTTACCGGCGGTACAAATTGCAAGGGCTTATGGCCAAAATAGGCGGGGAACAACATCTAATTCCGGAAGGAACTCCGGCCGCGGTATACGATGCTCGATTAAGCGAACCTCTGAATCCGGAAATTTTAAATAAAATGAATCAATTACGTCAAACTTCTAACGCCTACCTCGACCGGGCCTTAGGTACTAAACAATTACAATTGGCATGA
- a CDS encoding ATP-binding protein, whose product MSKMNADVVGKVNNTKLSEKNGIMALFEAINNSLQSIEDAGRADGEVLVELQRAKDLYDDGKGTYLPFQNFSITDNGIGFNEENYNSFLNADSTYKINRGGKGVGRFTWLKVFQYAEVDSIFKTKESIVRRQFTFLNNKEAIADEKFSAAPNSELRTIIRLKNVRPEYARKLPRTLEAICDEIIEHLVIKLISPHCPKIIVRDTRAGETYEINLNNRFNHDFLLDKDADSFTINKVDFTIALLKVKNDENNFNHSILLSSDERVVTSTNLNQFIPNLNSSLIEIENGQSFVIKALVSSSYLDNSSNPERTKFGLPQTKKSIDSIHEISIEDIETAAAEKVEEHFDSYLALLREKKKNTMLTSIQEFFPHFAPLLQYEKIIDKISPSVVSDKNKLNLALSKAKYDILLDAKKDVLSIERTMDLISKENASEETINLYKENFEKVVNTLSDITKSELSEYVVHRRILIDIFGKLLSKKDDGTYHWEEEIHNLIFPKGHTNEDLLGAQNLWLVDERLSYHRFVASDLPFENKKDSGKPDILIGKSNQDFNIPLAYSEKNRQSAYDSMVIIEFKRPMRKGYAQDKDPIDQVKNYIRTIRNGTAEDPNGRPIEVSANCRFFAYLICDLPPKLKSDIIEMHEFTPMMEGEGLFASLKNLNTYMEVISYNKILSDSKQRNRVLFEKLGIDYND is encoded by the coding sequence ATGTCAAAGATGAATGCAGATGTTGTTGGCAAGGTCAATAACACAAAATTGAGTGAGAAGAATGGGATTATGGCCTTGTTTGAGGCAATAAACAATTCCTTGCAAAGTATTGAAGATGCTGGAAGGGCTGATGGGGAGGTTTTAGTTGAACTACAAAGAGCTAAAGACTTATATGATGATGGAAAAGGAACATATTTACCTTTTCAAAATTTTTCAATAACGGATAATGGTATAGGATTTAATGAGGAAAATTATAATTCTTTTCTTAATGCTGATTCTACTTATAAAATTAACCGAGGAGGTAAAGGTGTTGGCAGATTCACTTGGCTTAAAGTTTTTCAATATGCAGAGGTTGATAGTATATTTAAAACAAAAGAATCAATTGTTCGAAGGCAATTTACTTTTTTAAACAATAAAGAAGCAATTGCTGATGAAAAGTTCTCTGCTGCTCCAAATAGTGAGCTAAGGACAATTATTCGATTGAAAAACGTTAGGCCAGAGTATGCTAGAAAATTACCAAGAACATTAGAAGCTATATGTGATGAAATAATTGAACATCTTGTAATAAAGCTAATCTCTCCTCATTGCCCAAAAATTATTGTAAGAGACACAAGGGCGGGCGAAACTTATGAGATTAATTTAAATAATAGGTTCAATCATGATTTTTTGCTTGACAAGGATGCAGATTCATTTACGATAAATAAAGTTGATTTCACTATTGCTTTGCTGAAAGTAAAAAATGATGAAAACAATTTTAATCATTCAATTTTATTGAGTTCTGATGAGAGAGTTGTTACTTCAACTAATTTAAATCAATTTATTCCCAATCTTAACTCTTCTTTAATAGAAATAGAAAACGGTCAAAGCTTTGTAATTAAAGCTCTTGTATCAAGTAGCTATCTGGATAATTCATCGAACCCTGAAAGAACAAAATTTGGATTACCGCAAACTAAAAAGTCAATAGATTCAATCCATGAAATAAGTATAGAAGATATTGAAACAGCCGCAGCGGAAAAGGTTGAGGAACACTTTGATAGCTATTTAGCTCTTTTAAGAGAAAAGAAAAAAAACACAATGCTTACGAGTATTCAAGAATTTTTCCCGCACTTTGCTCCTTTGTTGCAATACGAGAAAATAATTGATAAAATTTCGCCTAGCGTTGTTTCAGATAAAAACAAGTTAAATCTGGCTCTTTCAAAGGCCAAGTATGATATTTTACTCGATGCAAAAAAAGATGTTTTGTCTATTGAACGGACAATGGACTTAATTTCTAAAGAGAATGCAAGTGAAGAAACTATAAATTTATACAAGGAAAATTTTGAGAAAGTTGTAAACACATTATCGGATATAACGAAGTCGGAACTATCAGAATACGTTGTACATAGAAGAATCCTTATTGATATATTTGGTAAACTACTTTCAAAAAAAGACGATGGTACATATCATTGGGAAGAGGAAATTCATAATTTGATTTTCCCCAAAGGCCACACAAATGAGGACCTATTAGGAGCGCAGAACCTCTGGCTTGTTGATGAAAGACTTTCGTATCACAGATTTGTTGCATCGGACTTACCTTTCGAAAATAAAAAAGACTCTGGAAAACCTGATATATTAATTGGAAAATCAAATCAAGACTTTAATATACCACTTGCATATTCTGAAAAAAATCGACAGTCTGCTTACGATTCAATGGTAATTATTGAATTCAAGCGGCCAATGCGAAAAGGTTATGCTCAAGATAAAGACCCAATTGACCAAGTAAAGAATTATATAAGAACAATTCGTAATGGGACAGCTGAAGACCCAAACGGGAGGCCTATAGAAGTTTCGGCGAATTGCAGGTTCTTTGCCTATCTTATTTGTGATTTACCACCAAAATTAAAGAGTGATATAATTGAAATGCACGAATTTACGCCAATGATGGAAGGTGAAGGTTTGTTTGCTTCTCTGAAAAATCTTAACACTTATATGGAAGTTATATCATATAATAAAATCTTAAGTGATTCAAAGCAAAGAAATCGAGTATTATTTGAAAAACTTGGAATAGATTATAATGACTAA